A portion of the Amia ocellicauda isolate fAmiCal2 chromosome 22, fAmiCal2.hap1, whole genome shotgun sequence genome contains these proteins:
- the lyrm9 gene encoding LYR motif-containing protein 9, with protein MPPPLPAAELVRTPLRLYRYLLRCCRQLPSAAAQQHYRHAVRQGFNSHADEDDPERVQQIISRAIADADWVIDKYKKK; from the exons ATGCCGCCCCCGCTGCCCGCCGCCGAGCTGGTCCGCACGCCGCTGCGGCTCTACCGCTACCTGCTCCGCTGCTGCAGACAGCTGCCCTCCGCCGCCGCGCAGCAGCATTACCGGCACGCCGTGAGACAG GGCTTTAACTCGCACGCTGATGAAGACGACCCAGAGAGGGTCCAGCAGATCATCAGCCGAGCCATAGCGGATGCCGACTGGGTTATCGACAAA TACAAGAAAAAGTAG